The following is a genomic window from Hyphomicrobiales bacterium.
GCGCCTGTCATCACGAGGATACCGCCGGGGAACGTCTTGGCGAGCACCGTGTTGCCGCTGTCGCGCGACTTGGCGTCACCCATGATGGCCCGCAACTCCGGGCAATCATCGATCAGCGGCTGAACGCGCTGCTGCGAAACCTTCTTGGCGGTGTCGACGGTCGGCCACACGCCCATGACGGGCGCCGGCGACCAATGCATGATGTAGCCGAGCCAGTTGTTGCCGGCCTCGGTGGCCCCAACCTGCGCTGACTTCATAAACACGACGCGCCGTGCGGTGTGCATGGGCGACAGCGCGTCCATCACGTCACGCAGGAACGGCACTCGATCGGTGCGATAGTTGCCGGCTTCCGCCGCCAGCTTGGTCGAGAGGACGCGGTACTTATCCGCCCACTGCGAAACCGTTAGAACGGGCTCCGGCCGGATGGCATACCGAAGCTCGTCCTCTACATCGGCGAAGCCTTGGTACTCTGCATCAGGCTCGGACCACCGGGCTTGATAATTCATCGAGCACCATCGCGATCACTTTGTTCAGCGCCGCGTCGAGCAGCCCAACGTCACAGCCGACCTCGGCTGCCATCTGCGCGCCGAAGCGCGCCGGGATGCCCTGCACCGCCTGGCGATAGCCGGTGAAGGCTCGATTGACGTGTTTGCGGACAGCCTCAAGCGGCACGAGTTCCTTCCGCAGCTTCGCGATGCGGATGTCGCGCTCGCGTGCTTTCAGGATGGTCTCAGCGGTGCGGGCCTGGTCGAAGTCGAGGCCAGTGGATTCAGCCCCGCCCTCCTCCATCAACACGCGCTTGATCAGGTTGACCGCTTCACGAGCGGTGCCTTCGTCGAGGGGCGCTGCCTGTTCGGGATCCGTGCGCACAGTGCGCGCACTGCGCACTTTGGTGCGCGCCGGGTCGGAGTTTTTGGCCCAAGCCTCGCGCGCCGCCTCGGGATCAATCGTCCCATCGGGCAGCGCCGTGATTTTCCCTTGGCTCAGCGCCTTTCGGACGCCGGCCTCCGACACCCCGAGGATCCGGGCCAGCTCTCGACGTGAAACACCCAAGTGCGAACCTCGGAAATTTGGCTGAAACTAGAGAAATTTAGGGCTGCCGCCGCCGCGCAGGGGTGGGGGTACCGGGGAAGGACCCGCGTGCCAAAATGGGACATGTTACACACGCAACCATTGTGCGGTGCAGCATGAATATCTGTGAAACATGTTTTACGGCATCGCTCTCATGACGCGGCGGGTGATGGCATCGAGCACAAAGGTGCGCGCCGACTGCTCGAACGTCTGCTCGCTCTGGTCCTTCACGATCTCCTTGGCCACAGACGGGCCGTAGAGTGCGCGGATGGGGAAGCGGGCCGACGTGGTACGCGCCCGATACCTGCCACCCACAGCGAACGATCGCTTGAACTGGTGTGCCGTGCCCCATGGGAACGCCAGCACGCCCTTGCTGTTCACGCCAACACGGAAATTGCCAATCGGCATTCCCTTGCCCTCGCCACGGATGACGTAGGCGAGGTCGCCGGCCATGCTGCCGTGCGTGCGCTCCAAGATAGCCCTGTAGGCCTTCACACCGGTCTGCGTGCGCAAGGCCCGACGGACCTGCGTCAGCGTCTTCTTGCCGCCCTCCTGCAAGCCCTCGCGCATGGCGCGCTGCATGCGTGCAGGTTGGATGGCATCAGCGAACTGCTGAATGACGCCATCTGTGGAGACGAGGATTTGCATCAGAAGGCCGGTACGAGGGGCCGGCAAGCCTCACGCAGCCGATCGAGAATGCGCTGGATCAGGGACATGTTGCTCTCCAAGAAAAGCGGCCGGGGAGCACGTTGGCGCTCGACCCGGCCGAGGGTCGCCTTGCGGCGATCAGGTTCCGAACATGCCAACCCACATGCAGTGGAGGGCGTGCACCCAAAAGGCGATAGCGACGGCGTGCATGTGGATGCCTCGGTAGTGTTGGAGCCGCCGGCAGGAATCGAACCCGCGACCTGTGCCGTACAAAGGGACTGCTCTTCCAGATGAGCTACGGCGGCAAAACGCGGCAGCCGGGGCCGCCGCGTGTCCTGCCAGCTCGCGCCGACAGGGGAGAAAGGTAGAGGTGCGGCACCGACCCTGTCAGTCGGCTCTCGGGAGTTGCACCCGCTGAGAACGCCAAAGGCGCCAGTTGAACTAACCCAGGCAGAATGGCGAATGGTCTTAGACACCATTGTAAGACGCCAAACCGCCGCCGCACCAAGGAGTAACCCGCCAGGGTGCGCGTCGTTGAGAGGCGCGGCAGGTATTGTTGGTCGCCACTGTCTGCGGAGCCATACGGCGTCCGCTTGGGCTTCGGGCTTTCATGTCCGCGAACGAACCGCAGGCATCCACCTTCGTGGCTCTCCCGCGCGAATGTGTGAGCGCACCAAACTTGACTCTCATCCCTCGACGTGAACAAATAGGGAACATAAACGGAGAGAAGCGATGAGCCACATTGAGATCGCGAACGTTCCGCCGGTCACCGAGGACAAGCTAAGCGCAACTTCGGTCAAGTACTACGCTGTGTGCAAGCATTGTCGCATCGTCAACGATCGTGGGATCGCTATAGAGCCGGCTGGTGACATCCTGCCCTCGAAGGAAGAACTTGAGGCGGCCAACATTCCTCAAGCTCTCAACATCGTTTGCGAGCGTTGCAACCAGCAGGATTTTGACTTCGAGGCTGCCGGCATTCTGCAATAACCGCCAACTTCACGCGTCGCGCCCGAAGGCCGGTGGCTGCGCCACTTCACCTCGTTCGAGGCGGGCGGGTACAGATCGGTTGTTGCTGCGCTTGAACTCACTCGCTGCCGCCAGCGTTGACGGACAGCGAACGAACGTGGAGGCATGCCATGGACAATGTTGTCCAGATCAAGAACCCACCGGAGGACGCGGCCCCACCGCCCGGCGCCGTCTACTATCTCCCGATCTGCCGAAGGTGCGGCATCATTGCCCTGCCCGGCTTTCACATACCGCCCATATCGGGGCAGTTGCCCACACAGGAAGAACTTCAGGCTGCTGACATTGCCAGCCGGACGGGCATCGTTTGCAAGCGCTGCGACGGGAATGATTTCGTCTTCGTGCCAGATTGCGAGATCGACGAGAACTATCGGGTGCGTGGCCCGATAGAGAAGGGGTGAGCCGCCCCGGCATATAGCCAGGGCGGCCTCGTTACGTGGGCAGTCCGATCGCTGATGCGCATCGGCAAACTGTTAGCCTGCCCAGATTCTGCTAAGCGGCAATGGCCATGGCGACGGGTGGACTGTTATCGTTGGCCGCCAAGCCAGCATTGATCATCGCCTGATGAAGCGGGACGCTTCCATCCACGCCGAACTGCTTCAGCAGCGCTTTGTCGCGGGCATGCGTTCTGCCCTCGGTCATGGAGATGTAGAGGGCATCGTTGGCCCATGCGTCGCCAGTGAGTAGCGTGGCGTTGTCGTAGTCGCGGTTGTCGTAGTGGTCGAGGCTTGGACGCTTCGTCATCTAGGACGCGCTCCTGAAATTCGGTGGCTTCCCATTAACCCGCACGGCGGGGCGATGTGGGTATACGCTATGCCGCGAGTTGCTGGCGCGTGACGTCGCCAAGCGCGTCGCGGATGGCGATGAGGCCCATGTGAACCAAGGCTGATGCCGCGCCTTTCGCCCCAGCGTGGTTGCCGATCCCCATCATCCGGCCCACGTGCTCATAGGTCTTTCCGTGCAGCACGAGCTCCTCGAAAGGCTCTAGGATGATCCCCAGCCGGTTGCGTAGCTGCGCCAGCAAGGCCTTGTCATCGATCATCGCGTGGACCTTGGCGTCGCCGTTCCACTTCTTTGCGACCTTCGCGCCGTTGTGTGTGCCAATATCACCCGTCACCTCGACGGCGGTAAGTCTCCGGGCACCCTTGTTCACCACCTCGCCCTTCGCATTGAGCCAGGTTCGCTGATCGAGCGGCATGAACTCCATGCCCTGCGATGTCCCTCCCAGTTGCGCGCCGCTTGTCGCGCTGGCCTCGATTTGCCTGTACCGGATGGCGTACTTGAGCAGGTCGCCGTTCTTTTCGGCCAAAAGCGCTTTGGCAAGCGGCCACGCGATATTGTCGTTGTCGGGCCTGCCGTCCCATCCGTCCCCGATCGCCTGCCGAGCCCGGATCGATCGTTTCAGCTTTTCGGCCGCTCGGTCGTCTCTCTTGCGCTCCGTATCCATCGCGAGCTTACGGGCCGATGGTGTGTTGTCGTTGGCTGCAATGGTCATTGGATGTCCTGGATGCGCTGGCGCACGAGCTTGAGGGTTTGATTGGCTGCGTCGTCTTCGTCCTTGGCGACGACAACGGCCACGGGAGGGAAGCCCAGGTCGAGAATTTCAGCGTGGGCGTCGATTTGCTCGGAGGACAGCTCGCCGTCCTCGGTCTTGTATTCGATCTGGAGAAGCCGACCCTTGGGCAGGTAGATGTTCAGGTCGGGTTCGCCGGCCGCCATGCCGGTGGCTTTGGCGATTGCTCGGTCTCGTGGGCTGCGAAGCCCGGCGTTCATGCTGGCCGCGTATCGGAGGGCCATGCCTTCCTTGCGAGCCTGGAACAGCGCCTTGATCGCAGCGTGCTGCAAGCGCCATTCGGGAATTCGTCGTGGGGTTGCCATCGTTGTCCTGGGGTGATGGCGGGCCGTAGAGCGTGTTGTTGGCGTCCGGCTCTCAGGGCCGGTTTATGTGCATCTTGTAATAAACACCCATTTCTCAGAATCTATATCCCTTTTTAGGGTAGATGTGTGTACCCCCTATATTTACAAGTTAAAGTTATAAGTAGATGATATATAACGATAAAAGGGGAATTTTTAACTTGTTCGACCTTCCCGGATTCCTGCAAGTTTGCAAGTTCGAACTTGCAGGAATCCCCCTTTTGCAAGTTTGGCCGACAAGTTTGCTGCAAGTTCGGTCAAGGCATGCGATCACGTGGTAAGGGCGGCCTCACATTGTCGTTCGCGACCGTGACCCGATCTTTGTAAGCCCCCAGAAAAATGTGGTCGTTGTCATCGAGGTGAGGGGTGATGATCCTGATTGCCTGGTCCGGAAGAAGGCGAAACCACTCACCTCGAATGTGGTGATCGCGCAAGGCAGTGTGCGAGCGCCTCTCCGCCGCCCTGGCTCGCCCGCGGTTTCTGTATGGGTAAGTGAGGGCCGGGAATATCTCGAAAGGTACTGCTGTCGAGAGCCCGGAAATCCGATACCGCACGTTGGCTGCGATCCCCACTTTGCAATAGTGGCCAATGCGGTCACCTTCCCGCAGACCCAGAACGTACAGATCAACAGGATCCACCTTTTCTGGCTTCCGACTACGCAGCAATTTCGTCATCTCCCAATTCCGCCAGTTTCAGCCCCTGCCCACCGTTGCGGGCGCGTGTGCGGACCACGTCGCCGACGCGCACCAGCCGATCGATGGCCGCGTTGACGTGCCGGTCTTCGGATCGTGAGATGCCCTTGATGCGGAGCAGGTGCCCCATGGGCATAGCCCCGTCCTTGGACTTCCGCAGAGCGGCGACGATCGCCTTGCAGAGGGACTCGAACTCGCTTGACGCCATGTGCTCCCGCACGCCCCGATCGAGGCAATCGAGCGAGCGCTGGACGACGGCATAGCCCCATTCCACATCGTCGAGCGTGACGCGTGCACGGGCGCCGTCACGGGACAGAGCGCGGATGGTGGCGAGCTTGATCGTCTGTTCCGCGGTTCGGCCAATGATGCCTTCGACGCCGTTGCGCTCCTCGATCTCGGCAATCTGCCAGTCCTCGATTTCGAGCCAGCGCGCTTCGACGGCCGGGCTCTCCCATTCCACTACGTGCAGCGGCGGCCTGGCGCGGGAATCCCGGTGGTTTGCGCCCGCGAGGTTGCCCCGGCCGAACTGCGTGTTCGCCGCCGCCTTGATCTCCGCCTGCAACGAAGGCGGCGTGATCATCACCGGAGGCGCCTTCCGGCGCTCGGGTGTCTCGGTGGCGTGGATCACGGTCATCCGGTTCAGGAAGCCATCCGACAGGTTGCCGTCCGCCAGCCCGTCGTAGAACGTCGAGGGCGTCGTCATGCCCAGGATCGACAGCGTGGGGCAGAAGATGGGCTCGGGGTCGTCGCGCTTTGGGTCGGCATACTGCTTGCCGGTCCACATGTCCGCCGAAAGGCTGTAGACCTCCAGGAGCGCCCGGCGCACCGTGCGCGTCCAGGAGGATGCGTTCTTGCCGTTCACGCCTTGCAGCACGAGCCCGAACTCGTCCCACGCCACAACCATCGACGGGGAGCGGCGCAAGGCGCGCTCTATGGCGCTGTCGGCCGTGAAGTCGCCGGCAACGACGAGCTGCTGCAAGCCGGTGTCCACGGCCAGCGTCTTGAGCGCCTTCAACGGATGGCCCTTTCCGTGGGCAGAGGAGCCCAGCCCGACGAAGTAGACGTTCAGCCCCGCACCGGTAGGCCCGACGCAGCGACGGCCGTACAGCCCCGCCAGGAACGTCGTGGCGGCCATGATGGCGTACTCCGGCACCGGGCGCCGCCCGTTGTCCAAGACCCACTGCGAGATGGCATGGAGCAGCCCGCCGGCGGCCGATGGCGCGAACGGGTTGACCGTGGCACGCGGCGCGGCGACAGGCTGGGGCTCGGATTGTTCGGGAGCGGACTCGGTGGCGGCGACCTTCGGGAACCAGGCTTCCAGGCCGTAAAGGTCCGGCTCCTGGTATCCGAGCTTGCCGCGCAACCACTCGTCCGCGAAGTCGAGCCCGCAGCCGAGTGCCTCCATGACAACGTCGAGCGCCGTGTAGCCGCGATCACCGTCGTGGAAATCTTTAATTCCGTCGCGGGTGATCTTCAGGTTCGGGTTGCGCTGGTGCGTCGGCCGACCGCGATTGGACGGGCGCCAGAACGGCACCGCCACATAGCCGCGTGGAGTGCGCTTGCATTTGGGAAGGTCGAGCGCTGGCACCCAAGCGTCGAGGTTTTCGAGCGCCTTGGCATTCAGGTCGCGCCAGATTGAGTGGCCGTATCCCTCCCCCTGCGGCCTGGGCGTGTGCGTCGGCGCGTATCCGAAAGGTGCCAGGGCCTCCGCGATGCGTTCGGCGATGTCGGGGGGGAGCGTGGGGAGACGGTCGGGCGTCGTGGACTCGAGCGCCTCGCCGATCCACTGATAAGGCTTTTGGGTCTCCGGGTGGATGGTGGGCGGGACGACCGTCTGCTTGCCGTGGGCCAGAAGGTCCACGACGCGCTCGTTGTTCACGTTGAAGGCGGCCGACTTGATGGTGTCGGGGCCGGTATAAAACGCCGTGAAACCCTTCTGGCCGCGCTTCATGATCGGGGATTCCGGGATGACCGCGGCCAGCGCGGCGCATAGCTCCGGATCGTCCGTATCGATGTCGATCGCGATCAGGCCGGCATAGCCCAGCGCCACGCAGACGCCAGCGTCCGGCCAGCGCTCCCAGGCGCGGGTTTCGTAGTCGGTCGGAAGCCGGTTGCAATACTGCTGCCAGTCGTTCCGGCCGTACCACTGCCCGTAACTGTAGGAACCGGGTCTTTTGGATCCGGGGCGGCATGGGATCGCGCTGAAGCCCTGGTCGACGAGCGTGGAGCCAGTCTGATTGTAGGGTGTCGGCGCGGTGGGGGTGGTGGGGGTTAGGAGGGTCATTGCGCTACGCCGCGTGCTGCTCAAGGTCATCCGCAAGACGACGCAGGCGCGCGATGAGGAAGGGGGTGCCTTTGCTTTTGGCGATGTCTGTCAGATCCCAGATATACCCCGTCGCATACCTGCTGTGACTCCATATGTCGCTGGAGAGCCCATCCACGAGCAGTTTCACATTCACCGACTTGGCGCCCTTGGCTGTCTCGTGCAGCGAACCATCAAGGGCCTGATAGCCCATGGCCTGCGGCGGCGGCACGGGCTTCACAGGCGCAGCCTCGTCGTCGATCGTGACTTTCAGGTGAAGCGATTTGCCGTTGTCCGTGATGGACGGCTTTGCCCATTTGAAGATGCTCATTCCCCATTCCTCGCAGGAAGTTCGATAGCCAGGATGTCCGCCTCGATGCCGGCTTTATCGATCAGCCACATAGACGGTGTTTGGATCGTCGGAAGCGACCAGTTGCGCACGACGCTCGCGGCCATGGCCATCGCATCTCGAAAGCCAGCCCCATAGGCACGTTCAGCCTTCCCCTCTGCCTCTTCGGCCCGCTTCAATGCCTTGTCCCGCTGGTGCCAAGCGTTTCGCTCTCGCTGCTCGGCGCTGGTGAGATACGCGATCTTGCTTCGGTTGGCGGCAGCCTGGTCGCCGAGATGGCGGTTCGCCCGGCGCAGCGATTCCACTTCCGCCTCCAGGCTCTCGATGACCGCACCGCGTCGGTCGATCTCTGCGGCCATTTCCGCTGCGCTGGCTTGGCGCTGGACTGTAGCTATACTCAAAACGGCGCCCTCCCCTCTCGAATCTGCTGCCTTAGACTTGCGCCAAACCCCTGCACCACACGCCGCACGAACTCGCGGAATTCATGCTCAGTGAGTTCGGCCAAGTCAGTTTTTCCCAAAGCGTCCAAATACGCCCCTCCGTCCGCGCCTGCGTCGGTGAGCGCTAGAACTTCGAACGCGTCCAAACGGCGCGCCCTGCGAATGTCGTCGGCCATCACGAGGCACTCCTTACAGAGCCACTTGGGCTGCTGCGGCGTCCCCACACCCAGCCCCTCGGCGTGTCGGTGGCACAGCCAGCAATCGGCCGGTTCTTCCATTGGTGGAATTGCCATTGTCGTCCCGTCTAATTATGTGTATCAAGATACACATAATCGGTTGACACGTCGCCCTCATGGTGTATAACTATACACATCAACGGGGAGCGACGACATGAACACGATGAAGGCTTCAGAGATCAGGGCGCAGCTGGAACGGGAGGGTTGGGTGGTGTCACGGTCAGAAAAGCACATCACCTACTGGCACCCGGTCCTCAAGCGTATCGCCCGCGTTCCTCATGGCAGGAAGATGGTCTCATCCGGTGTCATGATTTCGATCGCTAAAGCCGCCGGCTGGAAGTGGCCACCCCGATAAGGGGTGGCTAACACAAGGATCTGTGAAAATGACATACTACACCGCCATCATTGACCGTTCAGAAGACGGCGCCTTCGGAGCCTCATTCCCCGATCTCCCCGGCGCCACTGCAATGGCCGATACCCTTGACGAAGCCATCGACGCCGCGCGTGAAGCCTTGCGCGACTGGGTGGAAGTTGCCGTTGAAAACGGTGTCGAGGTTCCCGCCCCCCGCGACGCAGCCGACATCGTCAAGGACGCCGACGTGAAAGACCTGCTCGCCGCCGGCGCCGTATTGGTGGGCGTGCCCCTCGTCGCCCGTCGCGGCCGCGCTGTGCGCGTCCAGATTACGTTAGACGAAGGCACGCTCGCGGCCGTTGACGAAGCTGCCCGGCGCACGAAGGACACCCGCAGCGGCTTTCTGGCACGGGCGGCAATCGCGGAAATTGCCCGTGCCTAGCGGCCGGCCCGCCAATCGCTTAGCGCCTTCACCTGCCGGAATTTCCGCCCCCTCGCCCGCAGATTCTGGCACTGGTTTTCGACGGCCATAATGTCATCGACGTTTCCGATGCGGTCGGGGTTCGTCGTCCAGATCTCAGCGAGCCATCGCACGGCATCGCGGCTTGGTAGGCGCACGTGGCGCGGGACAGTGTAGACGACGGCGC
Proteins encoded in this region:
- a CDS encoding conserved hypothetical protein (Evidence 4 : Unknown function but conserved in other organisms), with translation MGVSRRELARILGVSEAGVRKALSQGKITALPDGTIDPEAAREAWAKNSDPARTKVRSARTVRTDPEQAAPLDEGTAREAVNLIKRVLMEEGGAESTGLDFDQARTAETILKARERDIRIAKLRKELVPLEAVRKHVNRAFTGYRQAVQGIPARFGAQMAAEVGCDVGLLDAALNKVIAMVLDELSSPVVRA
- a CDS encoding conserved hypothetical protein (Evidence 4 : Unknown function but conserved in other organisms); the protein is MQILVSTDGVIQQFADAIQPARMQRAMREGLQEGGKKTLTQVRRALRTQTGVKAYRAILERTHGSMAGDLAYVIRGEGKGMPIGNFRVGVNSKGVLAFPWGTAHQFKRSFAVGGRYRARTTSARFPIRALYGPSVAKEIVKDQSEQTFEQSARTFVLDAITRRVMRAMP
- a CDS encoding hypothetical protein (Evidence 5 : Unknown function), giving the protein MACSEPDRRKATLGRVERQRAPRPLFLESNMSLIQRILDRLREACRPLVPAF
- a CDS encoding hypothetical protein (Evidence 5 : Unknown function) gives rise to the protein MSHIEIANVPPVTEDKLSATSVKYYAVCKHCRIVNDRGIAIEPAGDILPSKEELEAANIPQALNIVCERCNQQDFDFEAAGILQ
- a CDS encoding hypothetical protein (Evidence 5 : Unknown function) produces the protein MDNVVQIKNPPEDAAPPPGAVYYLPICRRCGIIALPGFHIPPISGQLPTQEELQAADIASRTGIVCKRCDGNDFVFVPDCEIDENYRVRGPIEKG
- a CDS encoding hypothetical protein (Evidence 5 : Unknown function) — translated: MTKRPSLDHYDNRDYDNATLLTGDAWANDALYISMTEGRTHARDKALLKQFGVDGSVPLHQAMINAGLAANDNSPPVAMAIAA
- a CDS encoding conserved hypothetical protein (Evidence 4 : Unknown function but conserved in other organisms), giving the protein MTIAANDNTPSARKLAMDTERKRDDRAAEKLKRSIRARQAIGDGWDGRPDNDNIAWPLAKALLAEKNGDLLKYAIRYRQIEASATSGAQLGGTSQGMEFMPLDQRTWLNAKGEVVNKGARRLTAVEVTGDIGTHNGAKVAKKWNGDAKVHAMIDDKALLAQLRNRLGIILEPFEELVLHGKTYEHVGRMMGIGNHAGAKGAASALVHMGLIAIRDALGDVTRQQLAA
- a CDS encoding hypothetical protein (Evidence 5 : Unknown function), which gives rise to MATPRRIPEWRLQHAAIKALFQARKEGMALRYAASMNAGLRSPRDRAIAKATGMAAGEPDLNIYLPKGRLLQIEYKTEDGELSSEQIDAHAEILDLGFPPVAVVVAKDEDDAANQTLKLVRQRIQDIQ
- a CDS encoding conserved hypothetical protein (Evidence 4 : Unknown function but conserved in other organisms) is translated as MTLLTPTTPTAPTPYNQTGSTLVDQGFSAIPCRPGSKRPGSYSYGQWYGRNDWQQYCNRLPTDYETRAWERWPDAGVCVALGYAGLIAIDIDTDDPELCAALAAVIPESPIMKRGQKGFTAFYTGPDTIKSAAFNVNNERVVDLLAHGKQTVVPPTIHPETQKPYQWIGEALESTTPDRLPTLPPDIAERIAEALAPFGYAPTHTPRPQGEGYGHSIWRDLNAKALENLDAWVPALDLPKCKRTPRGYVAVPFWRPSNRGRPTHQRNPNLKITRDGIKDFHDGDRGYTALDVVMEALGCGLDFADEWLRGKLGYQEPDLYGLEAWFPKVAATESAPEQSEPQPVAAPRATVNPFAPSAAGGLLHAISQWVLDNGRRPVPEYAIMAATTFLAGLYGRRCVGPTGAGLNVYFVGLGSSAHGKGHPLKALKTLAVDTGLQQLVVAGDFTADSAIERALRRSPSMVVAWDEFGLVLQGVNGKNASSWTRTVRRALLEVYSLSADMWTGKQYADPKRDDPEPIFCPTLSILGMTTPSTFYDGLADGNLSDGFLNRMTVIHATETPERRKAPPVMITPPSLQAEIKAAANTQFGRGNLAGANHRDSRARPPLHVVEWESPAVEARWLEIEDWQIAEIEERNGVEGIIGRTAEQTIKLATIRALSRDGARARVTLDDVEWGYAVVQRSLDCLDRGVREHMASSEFESLCKAIVAALRKSKDGAMPMGHLLRIKGISRSEDRHVNAAIDRLVRVGDVVRTRARNGGQGLKLAELGDDEIAA
- a CDS encoding hypothetical protein (Evidence 5 : Unknown function) is translated as MSIFKWAKPSITDNGKSLHLKVTIDDEAAPVKPVPPPQAMGYQALDGSLHETAKGAKSVNVKLLVDGLSSDIWSHSRYATGYIWDLTDIAKSKGTPFLIARLRRLADDLEQHAA
- a CDS encoding hypothetical protein (Evidence 5 : Unknown function), coding for MSIATVQRQASAAEMAAEIDRRGAVIESLEAEVESLRRANRHLGDQAAANRSKIAYLTSAEQRERNAWHQRDKALKRAEEAEGKAERAYGAGFRDAMAMAASVVRNWSLPTIQTPSMWLIDKAGIEADILAIELPARNGE
- a CDS encoding conserved hypothetical protein (Evidence 4 : Unknown function but conserved in other organisms) translates to MAIPPMEEPADCWLCHRHAEGLGVGTPQQPKWLCKECLVMADDIRRARRLDAFEVLALTDAGADGGAYLDALGKTDLAELTEHEFREFVRRVVQGFGASLRQQIREGRAPF
- a CDS encoding Type II toxin-antitoxin system HicA family toxin, translating into MNTMKASEIRAQLEREGWVVSRSEKHITYWHPVLKRIARVPHGRKMVSSGVMISIAKAAGWKWPPR
- a CDS encoding HicB-like domain-containing protein, whose protein sequence is MTYYTAIIDRSEDGAFGASFPDLPGATAMADTLDEAIDAAREALRDWVEVAVENGVEVPAPRDAADIVKDADVKDLLAAGAVLVGVPLVARRGRAVRVQITLDEGTLAAVDEAARRTKDTRSGFLARAAIAEIARA
- a CDS encoding hypothetical protein (Evidence 5 : Unknown function) translates to MACIVLHKDGGLLRLVWSDTRAVVYTVPRHVRLPSRDAVRWLAEIWTTNPDRIGNVDDIMAVENQCQNLRARGRKFRQVKALSDWRAGR